In one Paraburkholderia megapolitana genomic region, the following are encoded:
- a CDS encoding tetratricopeptide repeat protein yields the protein MLFGRIAGLIEAGDLVDAAHEIAHWRSAQPDDAGALTLAARVMRLCGRYGEATTTLGHALGVVPGYVPALVEMARTARTQGQAGPAAEWFARAWQAQQATHGEYGDHDWPAEWMELLSQSGRNQEGRDIAAVWCERDGKRAAPWFTLGLACQRDGELNAAFDAYSRAMQIDPDLPMLRSNLAALYNQLKDAQTARRLALDVIRGDPDNSLAWVNLSSAYLALRQPENALIAADRACVLAPSYNEALGGRISALKELQRWDEALATAIHLAQLAPNNRRVQWTVAMLQLVRGDYANGLINHEARWQGSGELAKVPVFRPEHRWQGEDLAGKTLFVWGEQGFGDALQFVRFVPLIAERVKAAGGTLAYNCFAGVLPLFQRSLARYGIEPVAHNAGNLAAFDFHVPIGSLPLMFGMTAETIPLPEGYLLADANRVAQWRGKLGGPEKLRVGLVWSGSRGHQRNPLRSIDPMKYAQTFAGVAGVEFYSLQVDDRDSVVRMRDAGLPVSDPTPELASFDDTAALMSSLDLVITVCTSVAHLGGALGVPTWLLLDVNPHWVWMLERSDSPWYSSLKLFRQSAYGDWSPVLDALQTALRERTEQHARQHTG from the coding sequence ATGTTGTTTGGGCGCATTGCGGGGCTCATCGAGGCTGGCGATCTGGTGGACGCCGCACACGAAATTGCGCACTGGCGCAGCGCGCAGCCGGACGATGCCGGCGCGCTAACGCTGGCTGCCCGCGTGATGCGCCTGTGCGGCCGTTACGGCGAAGCGACGACGACGCTCGGTCATGCGCTTGGGGTCGTGCCCGGCTACGTACCGGCTCTCGTCGAGATGGCGCGTACGGCGCGCACGCAAGGGCAGGCCGGGCCGGCTGCCGAATGGTTCGCGCGCGCCTGGCAAGCCCAGCAAGCGACGCACGGTGAATATGGCGACCACGACTGGCCCGCCGAATGGATGGAACTGCTCTCGCAATCCGGACGCAATCAGGAAGGGCGCGATATTGCAGCGGTATGGTGCGAGCGCGACGGTAAGCGCGCGGCGCCGTGGTTCACGCTGGGTCTCGCGTGCCAGCGCGACGGCGAACTGAACGCTGCCTTCGATGCGTACAGCCGCGCTATGCAGATCGACCCCGATCTGCCGATGCTGCGCAGCAATCTCGCTGCGTTATACAACCAGTTGAAGGACGCGCAGACGGCGCGACGGCTCGCGCTGGATGTCATCCGCGGCGACCCGGACAATTCGCTCGCGTGGGTCAACCTGTCGAGTGCTTACCTGGCGCTGCGCCAGCCCGAGAACGCTCTGATCGCCGCCGATCGGGCGTGCGTGCTCGCGCCTTCCTACAATGAGGCGCTCGGCGGCCGGATCAGTGCACTTAAGGAACTGCAGCGCTGGGACGAGGCGCTGGCTACAGCGATCCACCTTGCACAACTCGCGCCGAACAACCGGCGGGTGCAATGGACGGTCGCCATGCTGCAACTGGTTCGTGGCGACTACGCAAACGGTCTCATCAATCATGAGGCGCGCTGGCAAGGCTCGGGCGAACTGGCCAAGGTGCCGGTATTCCGCCCGGAGCACCGCTGGCAGGGCGAGGATCTCGCGGGCAAGACGTTGTTCGTGTGGGGCGAGCAGGGCTTTGGCGATGCGCTCCAGTTCGTGCGCTTCGTTCCGTTGATCGCGGAACGTGTGAAGGCGGCAGGCGGCACGCTTGCCTATAACTGCTTTGCCGGGGTACTGCCTTTGTTCCAGCGCAGTCTTGCGCGCTATGGAATCGAACCGGTTGCGCACAACGCCGGTAACCTGGCCGCGTTCGACTTTCATGTGCCGATCGGCAGTCTGCCGCTGATGTTCGGTATGACCGCCGAGACAATACCTCTGCCCGAAGGTTATCTGCTGGCGGACGCGAACAGGGTTGCGCAGTGGCGCGGCAAGCTAGGCGGCCCGGAGAAGCTGCGTGTCGGTCTGGTCTGGAGCGGTAGCCGTGGACATCAGCGCAATCCGCTACGCTCGATCGATCCCATGAAGTATGCGCAGACGTTCGCCGGTGTGGCGGGCGTCGAATTCTACAGCCTGCAGGTCGACGACCGCGACAGTGTGGTCCGGATGCGCGACGCAGGTCTGCCGGTGAGCGATCCGACGCCGGAGCTTGCGTCGTTCGACGACACTGCTGCGCTGATGAGCAGCCTCGATCTGGTGATCACTGTGTGCACGTCGGTTGCGCACCTGGGCGGCGCGCTCGGTGTGCCGACGTGGTTGCTGCTCGACGTCAATCCGCATTGGGTGTGGATGCTCGAGCGTAGCGATAGTCCGTGGTACAGCAGCCTGAAGTTGTTTCGACAGTCTGCTTACGGGGACTGGTCGCCGGTTCTCGACGCGTTGCAGACGGCATTGCGGGAACGCACGGAACAACACGCGCGGCAGCACACCGGCTGA
- a CDS encoding class I SAM-dependent methyltransferase → MDAWTNQDFATCIYNDDYDRHDPDYLGKRPRDNAEIIAGNFPEMAQANLLDFGSGLGLLEKELRARGFTQIDSYDPYTSGETGRTGLAAKYRTVVAFEVFEHHPQPRELMADLAALLDDDGAIFFSTLLVSDEIASEGIDKWWYCAPRNGHISFFTPQSLSRIGAEHGLKLGSFNEGFHFFFRQQPPAWAVKFSHQAWS, encoded by the coding sequence ATGGACGCGTGGACCAATCAGGACTTCGCAACGTGTATTTACAACGACGATTATGATCGGCACGACCCCGACTATCTGGGCAAACGGCCACGGGACAATGCAGAGATAATTGCCGGAAATTTTCCGGAGATGGCACAGGCCAACCTGCTCGATTTCGGTTCGGGCCTCGGGTTGCTCGAGAAGGAACTGAGAGCGCGCGGTTTTACGCAGATCGATTCATACGATCCCTACACAAGTGGCGAAACGGGGCGTACCGGTCTCGCGGCGAAATACCGTACTGTGGTGGCGTTTGAAGTATTCGAGCATCATCCGCAGCCGCGTGAGTTGATGGCCGATCTCGCCGCGCTTCTCGACGATGATGGCGCGATTTTTTTCAGCACGCTGCTGGTGAGCGACGAGATCGCCAGCGAAGGCATCGATAAATGGTGGTACTGCGCTCCACGTAACGGCCATATTTCATTTTTTACGCCGCAGTCGTTAAGCCGGATCGGCGCGGAACACGGTCTCAAGCTGGGCTCGTTCAACGAGGGATTTCATTTCTTTTTCAGGCAGCAGCCTCCAGCATGGGCTGTGAAATTCTCTCATCAGGCCTGGAGCTGA
- a CDS encoding glycosyltransferase family 9 protein — MQQSIDEEALVSAYTTYLSKGDFASAMSWCRALRLSGRAGEAQDLCTRWIDKVDGPYECAQLGIDMIYLGMFAQGEAQLTAAMGAFPYGTNRHLAMSELAIAKYQLGKYYEAHEIFRSLRDKGESANLVRLLYPDAGEDTWRHFQQKFLALSDSIAGRRVGIVQEGGMGDLIMYSRYVDMLLQEGASSVCIQTPPALRSCIKPDPRITLVEQLDAELLECDFITTMFSLFARYQSNPYFPNAPSSIIALPPLHAFSGSPATLIDEGTTERKVGLIWRSTSGVRHEPYRSIDLRKLLPLLENQSCRFFSLQVGELSADEKTLMSEHGIVDLGPHLATFADAAAIMRKLDLLISIDTGPAHLAGTLGCPVWLLLSQACDSRWYDDPRFTPWYASMRLYRQRKLGDWTEPLDEAKVALALPAIG; from the coding sequence ATGCAACAGTCAATCGATGAAGAGGCGTTGGTCAGCGCCTACACGACCTATCTCAGCAAGGGGGACTTTGCATCCGCGATGTCGTGGTGTCGTGCGCTGCGTTTGAGCGGTCGTGCTGGCGAGGCACAGGACCTGTGCACCAGATGGATCGATAAGGTGGACGGCCCTTATGAATGCGCTCAACTCGGCATCGACATGATTTATCTGGGTATGTTTGCCCAGGGCGAGGCGCAATTGACGGCTGCCATGGGAGCCTTCCCGTATGGTACGAACCGGCATCTGGCCATGTCGGAGCTCGCCATTGCCAAATACCAGCTTGGCAAGTATTACGAAGCGCACGAGATTTTCAGGTCACTCAGAGACAAGGGAGAAAGCGCCAATCTGGTGCGGCTGCTGTATCCAGATGCCGGCGAAGATACGTGGCGGCATTTTCAGCAGAAATTTCTCGCATTGTCCGATTCGATAGCGGGCAGACGGGTCGGCATTGTCCAGGAAGGCGGCATGGGCGATCTGATCATGTATTCGCGCTACGTGGACATGCTTCTCCAGGAAGGCGCGAGTTCGGTTTGCATTCAAACCCCACCGGCGCTTCGCAGTTGCATCAAGCCAGATCCGCGCATCACGCTGGTAGAGCAACTGGATGCTGAACTGCTTGAATGTGACTTCATCACCACGATGTTCAGCCTCTTCGCGCGCTATCAAAGCAACCCGTATTTTCCGAACGCGCCCTCATCGATCATTGCGTTGCCGCCGCTCCATGCATTCTCCGGTTCACCGGCAACGCTCATCGACGAGGGCACAACGGAACGCAAGGTTGGATTGATCTGGCGCAGTACTTCGGGCGTACGTCACGAGCCCTATCGCTCAATCGATCTGCGCAAGCTGCTCCCCTTGCTGGAGAACCAGTCATGCCGGTTCTTCTCGTTGCAGGTGGGTGAATTGAGCGCCGACGAGAAAACGTTGATGAGCGAGCACGGCATTGTCGATCTCGGTCCGCATCTGGCTACGTTTGCCGATGCCGCGGCCATCATGCGGAAGCTCGACCTGCTGATATCGATCGATACAGGCCCCGCGCATCTCGCGGGTACGCTGGGTTGCCCTGTCTGGTTGCTGCTGTCGCAGGCTTGCGACAGCCGGTGGTACGACGATCCGCGTTTTACACCCTGGTATGCCTCAATGCGCCTTTATCGCCAGCGTAAGCTCGGCGACTGGACTGAGCCGCTGGACGAGGCGAAAGTCGCGCTGGCACTTCCGGCTATCGGTTGA
- a CDS encoding OmpA family protein, whose product MKTAQHICGDQPVQVIQSIDALRTDGSAANPRTLTFQCGAPEVAAAPPPPAPVPAAAPQTLELSGEANFVTDRADLTPAATAKLDKLISDSKDATFANVTVNGYTDSTGSRAHNEGLSRRRAESVLSYLKEHGLKSAAFEAHGFGPDNPVASNATREGRAKNRRVTVSAR is encoded by the coding sequence ATGAAAACCGCACAGCATATTTGCGGCGATCAACCCGTGCAGGTCATTCAGTCGATCGACGCGCTTCGCACCGACGGCTCCGCCGCCAATCCGCGCACCCTCACGTTCCAGTGCGGCGCGCCGGAAGTGGCAGCCGCTCCGCCGCCGCCCGCGCCCGTTCCGGCCGCCGCGCCGCAAACGCTCGAGCTGAGCGGTGAAGCGAACTTCGTTACCGACCGGGCAGACCTCACGCCGGCCGCGACTGCGAAGCTCGATAAACTGATCTCGGACAGCAAGGATGCGACGTTCGCCAACGTGACCGTGAACGGTTATACCGATTCGACCGGTTCGCGTGCGCATAACGAAGGGCTCTCCCGTCGTCGTGCCGAGAGCGTGCTGAGCTATCTGAAAGAGCACGGTTTGAAATCGGCGGCGTTCGAAGCGCATGGCTTCGGTCCGGACAATCCGGTCGCATCGAATGCCACGCGGGAAGGACGCGCGAAGAACCGTCGCGTGACCGTTAGCGCGCGCTGA
- a CDS encoding response regulator transcription factor, with product MRVCILDSDIQILDMISRVLEGAGHVCHQFTEGRMLIKHLQRQSLDLVILEWNLPDISGGEVLSWVRKHLPPGVLVMFLTNRRRDTDIVSIFNGGADDCVAKPVSPSVLAARIESLLRRKHTTASVADSVSYGPYTFHGGGTVTMNDNVLPLTRKERDLALMLFQHVNQPVSRDHLLEVVWKSDVRFESRTVDTHISVLRKKMQLHPGTGFRITTIYGYGYRLEAVGT from the coding sequence ATGAGAGTTTGTATTCTTGATAGCGACATCCAGATCCTCGATATGATCAGCCGCGTCCTGGAAGGCGCGGGTCATGTCTGCCACCAGTTTACTGAAGGCCGCATGCTGATCAAGCACCTCCAGCGGCAATCGCTCGATCTTGTGATACTCGAATGGAATCTGCCCGACATTTCAGGCGGCGAGGTACTGAGCTGGGTTCGCAAGCATCTACCGCCTGGCGTCCTGGTGATGTTTCTGACCAACCGGCGGCGCGATACCGATATCGTGTCCATCTTCAACGGCGGTGCGGACGACTGCGTGGCCAAGCCAGTGTCTCCGAGCGTGCTGGCGGCGCGTATCGAATCGCTACTGCGTCGCAAACACACAACTGCGTCTGTTGCGGATTCCGTCTCGTACGGCCCTTACACGTTCCACGGCGGCGGCACGGTCACGATGAACGACAACGTGTTGCCGTTGACACGCAAGGAGCGCGATCTCGCATTGATGCTGTTCCAGCATGTTAACCAGCCGGTGTCGCGTGACCATCTGCTCGAGGTGGTGTGGAAGTCGGACGTGCGATTCGAGTCGAGAACGGTCGACACGCACATTTCCGTATTGAGAAAAAAGATGCAGCTGCATCCGGGCACAGGATTCAGGATCACGACGATCTATGGATACGGCTACCGTCTTGAAGCGGTCGGCACGTAG